Below is a genomic region from Desulfobacter sp..
CTCCTGGATATTATCATCATAGGAAGTGATACTGTCTACAAAGTAAAGGGTGTCAGCACTTTCCTTGGACAAATCCTTGATCGTATGCGCAGCCTTGAACTCTTTATCCTTGGCCCAGTCCGCCCGTTTCTTTTCCATCTTACCGTAGGGATTGCCTCTTTTTTCAAGGGCTTTGAGGGGCTTTTGCAATGACTGGGGAACCATACCCTCATCCACCATGCCCCGGCGAAGGTCAACGATTTTATCAATATATTCAATGCCCAAAGGACATTCCTGTTCACAGGCGCCACAGGTGGTGCAGGACCAGATTTCGTCCTCTGTATAGATATCTTCCACCAGCATCTTGGACTTGTAGATTTCCCCTGACATGGGATAATTCTTAAACATCAAATCCCGGGCCTTGATGGTGATAAACCTGGGGGAAAGAGGTCTGCCCACGGCATTGGCCGGACATTGGTCAGAACACCTGCCGCAATCGGCACAGGAATAAAAATCCAGCATATGCTTCCAGGTAAAATCTTCAAGAGTCTTAACACCAAAAGATTCAAGTTCGTCCAGTTCCTCATCTTTTATCCCGTGCATCACAGGTTTGATATTTCCCTTGCTCACCCGCATGAAAAATACGTTGAAAATGGAGATGATCACGTGAAAATGCTTGCCCATGGGCAAAAAACAGAGAAAAAAGAAAAAGGCCAGATCATGCACATAATACATGAAAATATGAAGACCCTGCAACACCTCTAAAGAGGCAGAAGAAAGCATGGCCTTGAATATCCAGACCAGGGACAGGGGCGCTACAAAATGAGACTCTCCCGTGACCTGGAAGACATAGGCCATCTCAGAGGCTTCAAACAGGCTTTCTGAAATCATCAGAGTTGAAATGATGCCCAGAACGAATACGGCTTCAGCCGTATGATCATGTCCGTATTTTTCAGGAACGCTATACCGGGCCGGCTTATAAATCCCACGCCGAATGGCCGCTATGATACAGGCGATGAGTACGGCTGTTGCTGCATAATCCTTGAAAAAATTGTATACAGCGCCGATCCCCCCGTCAAACCCGGGAAGAACAAATCCGTCGGATATTCCGATAATCACAAGGCTTGAAGATCGAATGGAAAGGATCAAAAAACCTGCAAAAATAACAATATGCAACACTCCTGCCAGCATATACCGGGGCTGACGGACCTGCCCCAGCCAGACAATGGCCAAATTTTTAATGCGCTCCGGAATCCGGTCAAACCGGTTGTCCGGGTTGGCCCTTACCAGAGGGGCGATCCTCCGTGCCATGATATAGGTAAACAGGCCAATACCGGCAATGGGCACAATAAAAGAGAGAATCACCATTGGAAAAAACCCGAACAACTGATAACTTGCCGGACCAATAATTGAAGACATACTGACTTACCTCCCGTTATTTTTAATATAATGAATTCAGGCTCATTGAGCTTTAGTAAACATGACCTTTGGCGTCAAGCAAAAAACCCTGTTCAGCAAATTTTTACCATTTATATACTATATGGGGTTTATTTACCTCTCACCCCGGTCAGATAAAGATCCACAAGCGGATCTGCCATGGATACCAGGTCATACCTGCCATGGGCAGATACCCAGGTGGATATCACCCCTTCCACAGCCCCGAGAATGAACCGCTTGACCAGGCCCACAAAAAGGTCCTGACGCATGGTTCCGTCGATCTGACCCTGCTCGATAATATCAGACAAAAGATCCAGATACATCTTTGAGATATCCTTGATCTGGGATTCAATATCCCGCAGATACCTGACCTCTGACTGAAAAATAATCACCATATTCTTGTCGTTCTGGAATTCCTCAAGGTGACACCGGATCAGATTGCGAAGCTTGGTTTCCGCATTGGTCCCCTTGGCAACGGCGGAGTTCATTTTTTGAAAAACAGACTCTGTTTTAAAGGAGATGAACTGATACAGGATATCATCTTTATTCTTAAAATAAAGGTAGAGGGTGCCGTCTGCCACACCGGCCTTGGCTGCGATTTGGGAGATGGTGGCTTTGTAAAAGCCGAACTCGGCAAACACCGCCCCTGCACTGTTTAAAATTTTATGATATTTTTCAGATTTATTCTTTTGCAAATTCTTTGGCCCCTTTCCCGGTCAAATGAATAACGATTCATCAATCTAACAATAGATTAAAACAAAAGTCAAGCCTGTATTTTTTTAACAAAAAAGAATAAGTTGCAAATTAGCTAATTTTTATAGATAGTTATAACTCGCCCTGTTTAAATGACTTGAACTCCCAATATTTAAATCTCTAAAAATTAGATATGAATAACTATTCATTCCCTGATAAGGCTTGATTTTAGGGTGGTTTCATGACAAAAAAAGAGAATTGTTCTTATAATATTAAGGTGTGACGAATACTGGGAGGAAATTTTACCATGAACAACATATATACCCAAGAATTCCAGAGCTTACTCGATTACGGCAGACCGCCCAACATCAAGAAGTGCTTTCCCAATTCAAAAGCATTAATTGTCAGCGGCAAATATATTGATCAGGCAATGCTGGCCAAGGGTAACTGCATGACCATTGCCGCCAACGGCAGAAGTTCATTTGTCATCCGGGGCACCCTTGCTGCGGCCCAAAGGGCAAATGCCGCGGTGATCATTGAAATTGCCAGATCCGAAGGCGGCACCAATGCCTATTGCCCCACAAGTCTTTGGAATATTGCAAGACAGACCGATGCCTATATGAATGAGATGGGAATTACCATTCCCGTGGCCATCCATGCTGACCATTTCGGAATCAAGTGCAATGAAGATATCGAACCTGCAAAAACAGAGATCCTTTCCCTGTTTGATGCCGGTATTACCTCAATTGCCATTGATGCCTCACACATGCCCGACGATCAGAACCTTTTGGCCAATCTTGAACTCTATCCCTTTGTGCCGGAATGGGCCGGTCTTGAAACAGAAGTCGGTGAAATCAAAGGCAAAGACGGGTTATCCACAGACGAAGAGGCCCTGTTTCTCATCCAGGGGCTC
It encodes:
- a CDS encoding (Fe-S)-binding protein, encoding MSSIIGPASYQLFGFFPMVILSFIVPIAGIGLFTYIMARRIAPLVRANPDNRFDRIPERIKNLAIVWLGQVRQPRYMLAGVLHIVIFAGFLILSIRSSSLVIIGISDGFVLPGFDGGIGAVYNFFKDYAATAVLIACIIAAIRRGIYKPARYSVPEKYGHDHTAEAVFVLGIISTLMISESLFEASEMAYVFQVTGESHFVAPLSLVWIFKAMLSSASLEVLQGLHIFMYYVHDLAFFFFLCFLPMGKHFHVIISIFNVFFMRVSKGNIKPVMHGIKDEELDELESFGVKTLEDFTWKHMLDFYSCADCGRCSDQCPANAVGRPLSPRFITIKARDLMFKNYPMSGEIYKSKMLVEDIYTEDEIWSCTTCGACEQECPLGIEYIDKIVDLRRGMVDEGMVPQSLQKPLKALEKRGNPYGKMEKKRADWAKDKEFKAAHTIKDLSKESADTLYFVDSITSYDDNIQEIARRTSVILEKAGVDFGILGKAEKDSGNEVIRFGEEMLYQDLKEQNTEAILESGVKEIVTADPHAYNALKNDYTGLPPVRHISEVVAEKINTGALTMKPCKDPSQVYVYHDPCYLGRHNGLYEDPRDALDAIDGLTRVELEKSRDRSFCCGGGGLMLFYEPEEETRMGVLRVNMAAEAGATVIVTACPFCLVNIQDAIKVAGKEGEMEAMDFTELIEQHLA
- a CDS encoding TetR/AcrR family transcriptional regulator, encoding MQKNKSEKYHKILNSAGAVFAEFGFYKATISQIAAKAGVADGTLYLYFKNKDDILYQFISFKTESVFQKMNSAVAKGTNAETKLRNLIRCHLEEFQNDKNMVIIFQSEVRYLRDIESQIKDISKMYLDLLSDIIEQGQIDGTMRQDLFVGLVKRFILGAVEGVISTWVSAHGRYDLVSMADPLVDLYLTGVRGK